The proteins below are encoded in one region of Paenibacillus sp. YYML68:
- the glnA gene encoding type I glutamate--ammonia ligase, which translates to MRIAQEQNVRFIRLQFTDLLGTIKNVEIPVSQLEKALDNKMMFDGSSIEGYVRIEESDMYLYPDLSTWVVFPWVTQDRVARLICDIYLPDGRPFPGDPRGILKAALKEAEEMGYTAMNVGPEPEFFLFKTDEKGNPTMELNDQGGYFDLAPTDLGENCRREIVLTLEEMGFEIEASHHEVAPGQHEIDFKYADAIKAADQIQTFKLVVKTVARQHGLHATFMPKPLFGVNGSGMHCHQSLFRGNENAFYDESDKLGLSTTARHYMAGILKHARAFAAITNPTVNSYKRLVPGYEAPCYVAWSASNRSPMIRIPASRGLSTRVEVRNPDPAANPYLALAVMLKAGLDGIKNKMQLPAPTDRNIYVMTEDEREEQGIPSLPLNLKQAIDEMLRDDVICDTLGDHALAHFVELKEIEWDIYRTQVHTWEREQYLTLY; encoded by the coding sequence ATGCGCATCGCGCAGGAGCAGAACGTTCGATTCATTCGACTGCAATTTACCGACCTGCTCGGTACGATCAAGAACGTAGAAATTCCAGTTAGCCAGCTTGAGAAAGCACTTGACAATAAAATGATGTTCGACGGCTCCTCGATCGAAGGCTACGTGCGTATTGAGGAATCTGATATGTACCTATACCCTGACTTGAGCACGTGGGTTGTGTTCCCGTGGGTTACACAGGACCGCGTCGCACGTCTGATCTGCGACATCTACTTACCGGATGGCCGTCCATTCCCGGGCGACCCGCGCGGCATCCTGAAGGCGGCGTTGAAGGAAGCCGAGGAAATGGGCTATACGGCGATGAACGTAGGTCCTGAGCCGGAATTCTTCTTGTTCAAGACCGACGAGAAGGGCAATCCGACAATGGAGTTGAACGATCAGGGCGGTTACTTCGACCTTGCGCCTACAGACCTTGGCGAGAACTGCCGTCGTGAGATCGTATTGACGCTCGAGGAGATGGGCTTCGAGATTGAGGCTTCCCACCACGAGGTTGCTCCAGGTCAGCATGAGATCGACTTCAAGTATGCTGATGCGATTAAGGCTGCGGACCAGATTCAGACGTTCAAGCTCGTCGTGAAGACGGTAGCTAGACAGCACGGCCTGCATGCTACATTCATGCCGAAGCCGTTATTCGGTGTGAACGGCTCCGGTATGCACTGCCATCAGTCGCTGTTCCGCGGCAATGAGAATGCGTTCTACGACGAGAGCGACAAGCTTGGTCTGAGCACGACAGCTCGTCATTACATGGCCGGTATTCTGAAGCATGCCCGTGCGTTCGCAGCGATAACGAACCCGACGGTGAACTCCTACAAGCGTCTGGTGCCTGGCTATGAGGCACCGTGCTACGTCGCATGGTCGGCGAGCAACCGCAGCCCGATGATCCGTATTCCGGCTTCCCGCGGCTTGTCCACGCGCGTTGAGGTTCGCAATCCGGACCCTGCGGCGAACCCGTATCTGGCGTTGGCTGTTATGCTGAAGGCGGGTCTGGACGGCATCAAGAACAAGATGCAGCTGCCTGCTCCAACAGACCGTAACATCTATGTGATGACAGAGGACGAGCGTGAGGAGCAAGGTATTCCTAGCTTGCCGCTCAACCTGAAGCAGGCGATCGATGAGATGCTTCGCGACGATGTCATCTGCGATACGCTGGGCGATCATGCGCTTGCGCATTTCGTTGAGCTGAAGGAAATCGAGTGGGACATTTACCGCACACAGGTTCACACTTGGGAGCGCGAGCAATATTTGACGCTGTACTAA
- a CDS encoding MBL fold metallo-hydrolase, with the protein MNFINGLTSRHDRARIVRIPILPLHMVNAYLVIGLDGCILIDAGLPGSEHKIGQALFRENRSWKDIKLIIITHAHVDHAGSAAKIRELSGAPILAHQADAKHYSRESPMTFCPTGWFGRLFIKTPLMFEPYIGFEPNILLGEQTHINLDCYGVDGVVKHTPGHTAGSISIELASRQAFVGDLVASGILLGGIIKTHRAIRPPFEDDPHRVAHELTRILETGAQTFYLGHGHQLQAQEVKRHVLNLLRLPEKN; encoded by the coding sequence GTGAATTTTATTAATGGCCTGACGTCACGGCACGATAGAGCTAGAATCGTTAGGATTCCGATCCTTCCTCTCCATATGGTGAATGCTTATTTAGTTATAGGGCTGGATGGATGCATCCTCATCGATGCAGGGCTGCCGGGATCAGAACACAAAATTGGGCAAGCATTGTTCCGAGAAAATCGATCTTGGAAAGACATCAAGCTGATTATAATAACTCATGCGCATGTCGATCATGCGGGCAGCGCCGCGAAGATTCGAGAACTGTCAGGAGCACCGATATTGGCTCACCAAGCGGACGCGAAGCATTATAGCCGGGAGTCTCCCATGACCTTCTGCCCGACGGGCTGGTTCGGCCGGTTATTTATCAAGACGCCATTAATGTTTGAACCTTACATTGGATTCGAACCGAATATTCTGCTTGGAGAACAAACGCATATCAATCTTGACTGTTACGGGGTCGATGGTGTGGTGAAGCATACGCCTGGCCATACGGCCGGATCGATATCGATCGAACTGGCCTCCCGCCAGGCCTTTGTCGGGGATCTCGTCGCTTCCGGCATATTATTGGGCGGGATCATTAAAACTCATAGAGCCATACGACCTCCTTTCGAGGACGATCCTCACAGAGTTGCGCACGAATTAACACGCATACTCGAAACTGGAGCACAAACATTTTATTTGGGGCACGGTCATCAGTTACAGGCGCAAGAGGTGAAGCGCCACGTTCTAAATCTGCTGCGTTTACCTGAGAAAAATTAG